The DNA sequence GTGCGCTTGTCGTTGAAGAGGCTCTTCAGCATGTAGACCTGGAGGAAGGCCACCGTCACCAGCACTCCGACATTGACAGCTGACCAAAAGTTGACTCTGTCTATATTGCTCTCCTGTAGGTTACGGTCTCTGGCTTCAAAGGCTCGCAGGACTGTTTGCATCTGCATGCTGCGCTCCAGTCTGGCCCTCATACTTTCTATGGACTCCTGCCAAAATGAGACaggacaaacaaataaaaaaaaaaaaaacagcataagaTTTCCCATGGAGACAAACAACATTCTATAGTTGGTCATAGTAAACCCAGACCATTAAAAAAAGGAACTAGGGTTGCACCAGTGCCGATACCAGGAAGCCGAACGCCACCTCCTCCCCACCGGCAGCGGGGGATCAGAGCAGTCGCAGGGTCGCTTCCCATTGACATCACTTCTGGGCCCTGCATTCCACACTGGTCCCAAAAGCGTGGCCTCCCTCTTCTAGCTGGACCGGGATGTACACGGCGGACATATCTCTGGCTAATCTTGTTACTCAGAGCGCCTTACATCCAGAAACCCATCCCTCCAGCACAGCAGTGGTAAGAATATGCCCCGATCTAGGAGGGTACTGGGAGGCGTGAGCTCCCCCCTTCCAAGCCCTCCACCTCCTCTGACGCTTGCCGGCAGTCTCCCATCTTGGAGCACAGCACTAGGAGctgctcctcctccatcccattgTCTTTCAGCTACCATGTGCACAGTATATAGTAAGCTACTGCCACCAATTGTCATTCCTACCTTGGAATTTCACACGTCGGAACTGCAACCAGTAGCTAGCTATACATTGTAGCTGTAAGGGAATGGGATTTCAGCTCCAGTGTGTGCTGTGTGGGGGGCAGGAGCTCTGCCTGTGAGCAGGCTGTGTACAATGCAGGGATGGGAGACTGAGCTCTGCCCagtgacccctgtactgtgcccttctaaaCACATTGCCCCTCCGTACTGTGTCCACCCTGTGTTGTGTCCTCCACCAGCTGTGACCTCTGCTcccatgtctcccaatgaccctccTATCCccttttccatcccaactctctcaccccaccctcaactaccctgcccttACCCAActcccaaaccacccccctacCTACTCTTTCTAGGCGATAGGTAACGATAATTGGTATCGGCAGGTACTtgcaaaaaagtattggtactcgagCTCggtgatatatataaaaataaatagggggggggggggggacattggggTTCCTCCAACACTGCTGCAAAAGTTAAGAGCTTGTTTTGATGGGGGAGTGTGGGATTGCTCTCCTTTTTCCCCAATGCTTTTGGTTGTGGGCAGACCCTGGTCGTCCCAAGTTATAATGCAGGACTTATAGGGGGAgatcactaaaactggagagtgcaaaatctggggcagctgtggatCGTAGCCAatccgcttgttcaattaagctatgacaaaattaaataaaatacaggTGGCAAGGAAGCCTGCGGAAAGTAGAATAAGGcaaatacagtgggtatagaaaagactcaccccctttaaaataatcaaggGATCACTCCCCCTCCTAAAAATGGCTTGTAAACTCAGATGTAGCTAATCAACTTCTCAATGGCacgcaaagccatttgactttcaactgtgatcagctgtggtcattttgattggcTCAGCATGAAAAtcgctttcctggagcatttcagtccctggtagtgcaactgaagcaaacaatcaactcaACTATGGGTGAAATGGCACGGTCACCGGGAACTCTGGGTAAAAGTTGTGGacgggcacaagtcaggagatggatacaaaaacattTTAGAGGCTTTATCAATGCTTAGAAGCAGAGTGAAGTCTATTATttagaagtggaaggtatttggtacaacacagaccctcctccctggatcaggacaatcgcttcaaactggatgaaagagccaggaggaaactggtcagagagactaccaagaggcctacagcaactctgaagcagttgcaggagatgacaaagagtggtcattgtgtgcatgtgacaacaatatcacaagtTCTCcataaatgtggcttgtatgggagggttgcaagaaaaaaaagccactcctcaaaagGTCACATGCAGTCACAATTGCACAATTTGCtcaaacgcaccttgaagattctgaggccacatggaaaaatgtgttatggtcagatgagactaaaatggaattatttggcctcaacaccaaacgatatgtctagcagaaatctaatgccctgtacacaggataggattttctgacggaaaatgtttgataggagcttgttgtcgaaaattccgaccgtgtgtaggctccatcggacattttgcattGGAATTtcagtcacacaaaatttgagagctggttctcaaattttctgacaacggattttgttgtcggaaaatttgagaaccagctctcaaattccgatcgtgtgtaaacaatgccgacgcacaaagttccacccaTGCTcaggatcaagcagaagagcagcactggctactgaactttttttctcggctcgtcatacatcaccgcgttcttgacgttcggaatttccgaccaactttgtgtgaatgccagacaagtttgagccaacagccgatgaaaaaaaaaaaaaaaaaacaaacatggattttgttgtcgtaaaatcctatcgtgtgtacagggcataatgcagctcaccatccaaataacaccattcctacagtaaagcgtgggggggggggggtttctctgcagcaggaaAATTAATGGgacaaaataccgtcaaattctttgagggaaatctgctgccctctgccagaaagttgtgactgggaagaaggtttaccttccaacatgacaatgggcCAAAGTACACAGCAACAATGACCACACAGTGGctgaagaagaaaaagatgaatgtccttgcatggcctagtccagtgatggcgaaccctggcactccagatgttttggaaatacatttcccatgatgctcaactacactgtagagtgcataagcatcatgggaaatgtagttccaaaacatctggggtgccaaggttcgccatcactggcctagtcagagcccagacttaaaccacattgaaaatctgtgaaatgacttgaagattgcagttctcaaacggtcaccatcaaatttaactgaacttgagcagttctgcaaagaagagtgggcaaatattgctaagtctagatgtgcaaagttagtagagacctatcccaacagactaaagcaggagtctcaaactggtggccctccagctgttgtgaaattacaagtcccatcatgcctctgtctgtgggagtcatgcttgcaactgtcagccttgcaatgcctcatgggactttcgcAACACAGGagagctgccagtttgagacccttggactaaaggctgtaattaaagcaaaaaggtggttcaacaaaatactgacacaagggggtgatcttttttccaactcagtgattgttttttaatattttttttttccctgacatgTTGGTGTACCATCTTTTACTTGAATGTTATAAATTGCGCTGAgtaaaatacagctggataaaaacaaGAACTGTGtcggtcttcatttcaggctgcaaagaaacaaaatgtgattttaaagagTGGGGGCGGGAGGGctagattcttttctatacccactgtatagttGATTCTAGTgatccaacacacacacaccacaagcaTTTAGTCCTTACATTGAAGGGGAAGTTTTGAAAATTGTGAaagtaaaaacaaaatgtaatatgaGAAACCCCCTAGATGTACCTTGATATCCTCCATCTTTATATCCAGAAGCTCATCAGGTTCCACAAGATCGGCCCAGCTGTCCGGCTCGTCGTCACCCTGCTGACTGTCAAATATGATCTCAAAAAACACCAGCTTCTCAGAAATGGTGCTGAACGAGTTGTCAAAGCAGATCATGTAATCTCCGGCTTCTGTGGGCTCCACGCTGCTCCCAACAAGAGAGACGGAGAGAAATCAGTTCCGGCCAAAGGTCACAGATATGGAGTGCACAGGGAAACTATTGAGAGATGTAAAGGGCAGCAAAGAGGATCATCTACTCACGTGTGGACCCCGTCTGATCTCCTCCGCTCCATGATCAGCAAGATCCCTGAAGGGGTGGTGACTGAGAAGTCCACATCTAACCCGGCTCCACCGATAACCTGCAGGAGCAGCAAGGAGACAATGAAATCATCAATTATAGATGGAGCATAATACTGTGCTAACAGGGACCATCATAGCAGAAATATGGGTAGCTGTTATTGACAAGCTTTATTTTCAAGTGGTTATCCTTATCCTGCAGCTTCACCAGGTTGCAAGTCACTGACAACAAACATGCATGTTGGATGTTCAAACCTCACTAGCTACATACCCAAGTTGGCCATACGTTGATTGAACAGTCGATCCATGTACAGCCATTCCTGTTCATTAAAAAATTGATTTCCTAACCAgagccattttcagctttcagtgccctccccttttgaatgacaattactcagtcatgcaacactgtacccataagaaatttttgtccttttttttccacacaaatagagccttcttttggtggtatttaaccacttacatgccgcaggccatcatatgatgtcctgggcatTCAGTGgtggtatctgaatgatgcctgcagtcatcattcagattttcttttttttttttttttttttttttttttttttttaaagccggcgattcccttcaccgCAAGATCATAacggctgttcagccacttgattgttcttaTAGGCAGCGGGAGACATTCCCCCCCGATGCTTCTCCCGGCTCACCTGTGCGATCGGCAGAAGTTAGCTATAGAGATTTCCAAGGGACAGATGGTCCTCGGCAGTCTTTATGACTCGGAGGCCCAggtgcaatgttatgacgtcatgtccgGGCCAGCGGAAGTAAACAAGGCCCTGGGACTCAGCTGGAAAGcctaatatcctttttttttttcctttgatctcaggctttccagcctggaggagagatgtgaggtcttatagaccccacatctctccataaaggaggacctgtcacgcactattcctaatacaagggacgtttacattccttgtaataggaataaaagtgattaaaaaaaaaagtgtttttaaaaaagggaaagtgtaaaagtaaaaaaaaaaaaaattaataaataatttaaagCATCCCTGtacgcagaagcgaacgtatacgtaggTCGCGTCCGCATATGTGAACGACGTTCAAAAACGTGAGGTATCACCACTACCGTtagcgcaagagcaataattctagtcccagatctcctctaactctaaacatctaacctgtaaaaaaaattaaagtgtcgcctatggagattaagtaccgaagtttggcgccgttccatgagtgtgcgcaattttaaagcgcaacatgttaggtttctattactacttggcataacatctgtcacgttatacaaaaaaaaaaaaaaaattgtgctaactttaccgttttgttttttattcaggaaagtttcttttccaaaaaaggcatttgaaaaactgctgtgcaaatacggtgtgacataaaaagttgcaatgaccgccattttattccccggggtctctgctataaaaattagaggtcgaccgatatatcggccggccgatatatcggccgatatttggcgttttttacttaatcggcatcggccgattgtgctgataaaaaaggccgattataacttcagccgtgacttgcaaatgacttctgtaatataagtcaatgcaagttgcctgaaagttatcttctctccttctctgggcagcctgccaagtctgataagaagatacatttgtatctcttcaagttcttttttatcaatagactgaactccgtggagaagttttcagtttaaccatttaaagactaaatcttttctgacacttgttgcttacaagtaaaaatcctgtattttctgctagaaaatcacttagaacccccaaacattatatatattttttttagcagagaccctagggaataaaatagcggttgttgcaatattttatgtcacacgg is a window from the Aquarana catesbeiana isolate 2022-GZ linkage group LG03, ASM4218655v1, whole genome shotgun sequence genome containing:
- the TMED1 gene encoding transmembrane emp24 domain-containing protein 1 isoform X1 yields the protein MAPFRGVLWLMLPVLVAGLGQPQDSELTFLLPAGRQECFYQTALYNGSMEVEYQVIGGAGLDVDFSVTTPSGILLIMERRRSDGVHTVEPTEAGDYMICFDNSFSTISEKLVFFEIIFDSQQGDDEPDSWADLVEPDELLDIKMEDIKESIESMRARLERSMQMQTVLRAFEARDRNLQESNIDRVNFWSAVNVGVLVTVAFLQVYMLKSLFNDKRTTRT
- the TMED1 gene encoding transmembrane emp24 domain-containing protein 1 isoform X2 is translated as MESEGRTEDGAPVRIEPAAASGSNTAPKVIGGAGLDVDFSVTTPSGILLIMERRRSDGVHTVEPTEAGDYMICFDNSFSTISEKLVFFEIIFDSQQGDDEPDSWADLVEPDELLDIKMEDIKESIESMRARLERSMQMQTVLRAFEARDRNLQESNIDRVNFWSAVNVGVLVTVAFLQVYMLKSLFNDKRTTRT